The following proteins come from a genomic window of Anabas testudineus chromosome 3, fAnaTes1.2, whole genome shotgun sequence:
- the ddx28 gene encoding probable ATP-dependent RNA helicase DDX28: MLSVKVGCLASVASRALDSSRSSLVNLPARCRVFCSVSQTRCCQTSASPEEPAVIRIPRYLQKRVENVKATRGKNKISTIKAGKLLIHSKNPVLNQSAGYILGKFEQPILCSKGWKHNKSFGDYFTINNTKTVAPCVIEKQKEDGEQKPSVTFGDLRICKELLDALDSIGITHPTTVQLQAIPKVMKGHNILCAAETGSGKTLSYLLPIVHRLQADRESQIYSESTHKIRTVILVPSRELAEQVAAVSRTLCAPFGLLTRTVGGGRGVGHIKMVFKRNHPDILVATPGALVKALRRGCVDLSELSFLVVDEADTMFDPSFSDMLESILLSTHVASHPKETQGLGHKAQLLVVGATFPGGVGKVLSQVTDLGSMVVIKSKMLHYLMPHVKQTFLKVKGAEKILELHQALKQQQEKRGAVLVFCNKSATVNWLGYSLEEMGVQHARLQGEMPAAVRAGIFHSFQKGTVDVLICTDIASRGLDTSRVCLVVNYDFPESHTDYIHRTGRVGRAGGVVDGEVLSFVTHPWDVELVQKIETAARRRTSLPGMESEIHEPKPKEVKTEE, from the coding sequence ATGCTGTCTGTGAAGGTCGGTTGTTTAGCTTCTGTTGCTTCGAGAGCTCTCGACTCGAGTAGATCCTCTCTCGTTAATCTACCGGCTCGGTGTCGTGTTTTTTGTTCGGTCAGTCAGACTCGATGTTGTCAAACTTCAGCTTCCCCAGAAGAGCCCGCAGTTATCCGTATTCCTCGCTACTTGCAGAAGCGAGTTGAAAACGTGAAGGCGACTCGAGGCAAAAACAAGATCAGCACCATCAAAGCTGGCAAACTGCTGATCCACAGCAAGAACCCGGTTCTGAACCAGTCTGCGGGATACATACTTGGGAAGTTTGAGCAGCCCATTCTCTGTTCGAAAGGTTGGAAGCATAACAAATCATTCGGTGACTATTTCAccatcaacaacacaaagactGTTGCACCATGTGTGATTGAAAAACAGAAGGAGGACGGTGAACAGAAACCATCGGTGACCTTCGGTGACCTCCGTATATGCAAGGAGCTGTTGGATGCTTTGGACAGTATCGGCATTACTCATCCCAccactgtgcagctgcaggcCATCCCAAAGGTCATGAAAGGTCACAACATCCtttgtgctgcagagacaggaagtgggAAAACACTAAGTTACCTTTTGCCTATTGTCCACAGGCTACAGGCCGATAGGGAGTCACAGATATACTCTGAGAGCACACACAAAATTCGCACTGTGATTCTTGTGCCTTCCAGGGAACTTGCTGAGCAAGTGGCCGCTGTGTCCAGGACTCTGTGTGCTCCATTTGGCTTGCTGACAAGGACTGTGGGTGGAGGGCGAGGTGTAGGACACATCAAGATGGTCTTCAAGAGGAATCATCCAGATATTTTAGTGGCCACACCAGGTGCTCTGGTTAAGGCCCTGCGGAGAGGTTGTGTGGACTTAAGCGAGCTGAGCTTCTTGGTGGTAGACGAGGCTGACACTATGTTCGACCCAAGCTTTTCAGACATGCTGGAGAGCATCCTGCTTTCGACACATGTTGCTAGTCATCCCAAGGAAACACAGGGTCTGGGCCATAAAGCCCAGTTGCTGGTGGTGGGGGCCACATTTCCAGGTGGTGTTGGCAAAGTGCTTAGCCAAGTGACAGACCTTGGCAGCATGGTGGTTATCAAAAGTAAGATGCTGCACTATCTCATGCCGCATGTCAAACAGACCTTCCTCAAGGTAAAAGGTGCTGAAAAAATACTGGAGCTCCACCAAGCCCtgaaacagcaacaggaaaaaCGAGGGGCTGTTTTGGTGTTCTGTAACAAGTCCGCCACCGTCAACTGGCTGGGGTACTCACTGGAGGAAATGGGGGTTCAGCATGCGCGTCTGCAAGGAGAGATGCCTGCTGCTGTACGTGCCGGGATCTTCCACTCCTTTCAGAAGGGAACGGTAGATGTGCTGATATGCACAGACATCGCTTCTCGAGGTCTGGACACATCCCGAGTCTGCTTGGTGGTCAATTATGACTTCCCAGAATCCCACACAGACTACATCCACAGGACGGGGAGAGTGGGGAGAGCAGGAGGGGTGGTGGATGGGGAGGTTCTCAGCTTCGTCACTCATCCCTGGGATGTGGAGCTGGTGCAAAAAATTGAGACTGCTGCACGTAGAAGAACTAGTTTGCCGGGGATGGAATCTGAAATACACGAGCCAAAACCCAAAGAGGTAAAGACGGAGGAGTAG